Below is a genomic region from Blochmannia endosymbiont of Camponotus modoc.
TACGAAACACCCCATAACAAATCAGAAATAAACCAGACACACTACCCACGGGATGTGGTTGACGAATAAACTTACTTATGATAATAAATAATATTACTCCCTCTAAAAACATTTCATATAATTGAGATGGATGACGAGGAAGAACACCGTAACTATCAAATAGTGGTTCCCATTCAGGATGATCTGGTAGTATTAATAAATCTTGATACACGGAATTAGGAAATAACATAGCCCATGGAATATCAATGGCTATTCGACCCCATAATTCTCCGTTAATAAAATTTCCTAATCTACCAAGCCCTAATCCAAACGGAACCGCTGGAACGACAAAATCTGATATTTGAAAAAAAGGACGATGTTTTTTGTGAGAAAACCACGCGATCGATATAATTACACCTATTAAACCGCCATGAAAAGACATACCTCCTTCCCATATTTTAAAGATCCACAGTAAATTATTAGAAAAAAAAGACCACTGATAAAATAATACGTATCCAATGCGACCACCTAATAAAACACCCAAAAAACACAAACATAATAAATGTTCTACATCTGTATGAGTCCATGAAACATTATTGAGATGACGCATACGGTACGATAATGACCACATAGCATATATAAAACCTAATCCATACATTACGCCATACCAATGTAATGAAATAGGTCCTATTGTAAAAATTATCGGATTACATGCATGATAATAAAGATTCTGCATATTGATTAATTATACTATTTATATAATTTTTATAATCAGTTTTAATCACAAAACGTAGTTATTTTAAACAAAGCACGTTTCAATGTACTATTAATATTGACGTGCACAATCTTCAATGGAAGATTGAAATTCTTTTTATTAATCATACTGCATCTAATCTTCTTCTTTATAAGGATATAATAGTATTAAACTATGATATTATTACATCAACAAATTCCTGCATAACTTTTCTATATACATCTCTTTTAAAGAATACGACTCGACGTATGGGATACCATAGGCTCACCCACTTCCAGCTATCAAATGTGTAATCTTTATTATTTTTTATGTTAATTCGTGTATCTTTGGATAAAAGCTTTAATAAAAACCACTTTTGTTTTTGCCCAAAGCAAATAGGCCTAATTTTCCAACGAATTAATTTTTTAGGTAACTTGTAATGCATCCAGTATTGCGTTGAAGATAGAATACGAACATCTTGATAATTCAATCCTATCTCTTCAAATAATTCCCTATACATGGCTTGTTCTGGAGTCTCTCCAATGTTAATTCCACCTTGAGGAAATTGCCAGCAGTAATGCTGCTTACATTTTCTGGCCCATAATACTTGCTGATGAGTATTACATAACACAATTCCTACGTTTAATCGGTAACCGTTATTATCAATCACCAGATTGCCTCGGTTTTATTGAGATATTTCATTAAAATTTTTAAATATTTATAATAAATACAACCATTCCTATTATATTTTATAAAAATGCAGGAACTATAGATTATCCAAAATATATACAATCCCGTATATCTGTATTATTATACATAATACAATAAAATTATAACACTAACATACCTATTGTATTTTATACTATAATTATACTCAACTCAAGGAGTTTTATTATGGTCGTGATATTCTTAGTCAATAACCTGCACAGAAATTTTTTTAATTAAAAAATTTAATTATAATTTGTATTAAGTTTTACTACTTAAAATCGATGTTGTTAAGTTTTTTATTAAAAAAAATGGAGATATGATGTCTCTTATAGAAACATGATGAATAATAACCCTCTACAGTTTTAATTTAAAATAAAAGTGTAAGAATACATTTTAATCTGTATCTCACGATTCATAATATGTTTTTTTGTTAAAAACACTATAGTAAATAATTGTCAAATAAATAAGACTATAAAAATTAAAATTGAAAAAGTTATTAAAATATTTAAATTTATTTAATCTGGCATTTTAAAAGATACTAAATAATAAGTTTTTAATAAATAATTTTATATAGTATAATATTTATAATATTCGGTAATTTCAACAATTTTCATTATTAAATTTTTCTGTTATTTCCAACATAAATAAATCTTCTAGTTTTTGTTTTCGGCGAATTTGACGAATTTGTCCATTTTCAAATAAAACTTCTGGTAGTAACGGACGGGTATTATAATTAGAAGACATAGAAGCCCCGTATGCTCCAGTGTCATGAAATATTAAATAATCTCCTACTTTTGCTGAACAAGGTAATTTACGTGCTAATATTGTTCCGTTCATATTTTGTGTAAAAATATCTCCAGATTCACATAGTGGACCGCCAACAACAGTATCGCATAATGTTTCTAAAATAACGCTGCGATTATCTCCAGGTACTAATGAAATATGATGATAACTACCATACATGACTGGGCGCATTAAATCATTATACCCTGCGTCTATTAATACAAAATGACGATTACCCATGTCTTTTACCGCTCTAATTTGTGTAATTAATATTCCTGATTCAGCCACAAGAAAACGACCAGGTTCTATTTCTAATGTTACTGTGTGATTTAAATATTGGCTAATGTATTTTCTCGCATTATTCCATAATTGAAAATAATGATTTACATCTAAAACTATATCATTATTTTGATATGGTATTGTTAATCCTCCTCCAGCAGAAATAACATGTACATCTATTTTATATTTTAAAATCTGTTGGACCATCGCATTACATACTTTAGATAAATGATCGTACCGTACTCCAGAACCAATATGCATATGCAGTCCGATTAACTGCAGATCATAATGATGAATATAAGATAAAGCTATTGGTATATCTTCATGCCAAATTCCATGCTTGCTATTTTCTCCTCCAGTATTAGTTTTTTGGTTATGTCCGTGTCCAAATCCAGGATTAATACGCAACCATATTTTATGTCCAGGAGAACAAGCTCCTAATTGCGCTAACATATCTATCGATCCTGCATTAACAACAATATTTAGTTCTGATATTCTTAATAATGTTTCTTCTTCTAAAATATCAGCAGTGAAAACTATTTCATTGCTTTGTTTTCCCGTTTTAAAACCAGCTAATAATGCTCGTTCGATCTCGCCTAAAGAAACAGCATCTACTTTAACTTCATAATTGTGCATTAATCGTAAAATATGAATATTAGAACAAGATTTTTGAGCGTACCGTATAACGTCAAATTGTTTTAATTGTGTAATACGATTAATTATAATCGATGCATCGTATACCCATACTGGACCTTTATATTTTTGATGTAATTTTTTTAAGCTTTCATAGGTAAGAGCACTTGTTTGCGCAAAGATATTATGTGTCACGCTATATTCCTATTATCTTTTTGATATATATTTTAAATATCAAAATATTTCGAAATTATATCTTGAATATATAGTTGAAAATTATTTAAAAATAGGTTTGTTTTATTAAAAAATTAATCAGATAAAATCATAAATATATAATTACTTTTTAAGTACACTGAAAAATATAGATAAATTTTATTTTGGGCGAAGTGTAGGAAATAAAATTACATCACGAATAGTATGACTGTCGGTAAGCAACATGATCAAACGATCAATTCCTATCCCAATACCTGCTGTAGGAGGTAATCCATATTCTAGTGCAATTAAATAATCTTCGTCATAATTTATGTGAACATTATTATTATTTGTTTTATCTTTTTTTCCATATGCTTGTTTTAAAAAACGTTCCTTTTGGTCTTCTGGATCGTTTAATTCTGAAAAGCCATTTCC
It encodes:
- the lgt gene encoding prolipoprotein diacylglyceryl transferase, coding for MQNLYYHACNPIIFTIGPISLHWYGVMYGLGFIYAMWSLSYRMRHLNNVSWTHTDVEHLLCLCFLGVLLGGRIGYVLFYQWSFFSNNLLWIFKIWEGGMSFHGGLIGVIISIAWFSHKKHRPFFQISDFVVPAVPFGLGLGRLGNFINGELWGRIAIDIPWAMLFPNSVYQDLLILPDHPEWEPLFDSYGVLPRHPSQLYEMFLEGVILFIIISKFIRQPHPVGSVSGLFLICYGVFRIIVEIFRQPDSQLGLINNIATMGQILSCPMIILGTIIVYLAYR
- the rppH gene encoding RNA pyrophosphohydrolase → MIDNNGYRLNVGIVLCNTHQQVLWARKCKQHYCWQFPQGGINIGETPEQAMYRELFEEIGLNYQDVRILSSTQYWMHYKLPKKLIRWKIRPICFGQKQKWFLLKLLSKDTRINIKNNKDYTFDSWKWVSLWYPIRRVVFFKRDVYRKVMQEFVDVIIS
- the lysA gene encoding diaminopimelate decarboxylase, with amino-acid sequence MTHNIFAQTSALTYESLKKLHQKYKGPVWVYDASIIINRITQLKQFDVIRYAQKSCSNIHILRLMHNYEVKVDAVSLGEIERALLAGFKTGKQSNEIVFTADILEEETLLRISELNIVVNAGSIDMLAQLGACSPGHKIWLRINPGFGHGHNQKTNTGGENSKHGIWHEDIPIALSYIHHYDLQLIGLHMHIGSGVRYDHLSKVCNAMVQQILKYKIDVHVISAGGGLTIPYQNNDIVLDVNHYFQLWNNARKYISQYLNHTVTLEIEPGRFLVAESGILITQIRAVKDMGNRHFVLIDAGYNDLMRPVMYGSYHHISLVPGDNRSVILETLCDTVVGGPLCESGDIFTQNMNGTILARKLPCSAKVGDYLIFHDTGAYGASMSSNYNTRPLLPEVLFENGQIRQIRRKQKLEDLFMLEITEKFNNENC